From the Corythoichthys intestinalis isolate RoL2023-P3 chromosome 15, ASM3026506v1, whole genome shotgun sequence genome, one window contains:
- the LOC130930775 gene encoding claudin-20 → MASTGMQIFGFVLALLGIMGAMVATLLPNWKVSADVGSNIITAISQMQGLWMDCTWYSTGMFSCTLKYSVLSLPAYLQTARTTMVLCCVLAAMGLCLASLGLKCTRWGGGRRSKRHAAIASGSCFVAAGFLCLVPASWFTNEVITNFLDSTVPESNKFEPGGAVYVAFVSAGFLLMGGSIFCMSCSGKRHGPQDLVLLPPPDKLLLQQQQQQLLQQQELQHQYCSLSPLDNKTGYSLQDYV, encoded by the coding sequence ATGGCGTCCACAGGCATGCAGATATTTGGATTTGTGCTGGCGCTGTTGGGGATCATGGGTGCCATGGTGGCCACTCTACTACCCAACTGGAAGGTGAGCGCCGACGTCGGCTCCAACATCATCACGGCCATCTCCCAAATGCAAGGACTGTGGATGGACTGCACGTGGTACAGTACTGGAATGTTCAgctgcacactgaaatattctgTGCTTTCACTTCCTGCGTACTTGCAAACTGCACGCACCACCATGGTGTTGTGCTGCGTACTGGCAGCCATGGGTCTCTGCTTGGCGTCCCTGGGACTTAAATGCACACGCTGGGGTGGGGGTCGACGCTCCAAGAGGCACGCGGCCATCGCCAGTGGCAGTTGCTTTGTTGCCGCTGGCTTTCTGTGTCTGGTGCCGGCGTCCTGGTTTACCAATGAGGTCATCACCAACTTCCTAGACTCCACTGTGCCCGAGAGCAATAAGTTTGAGCCAGGGGGTGCCGTGTACGTGGCTTTCGTTTCTGCCGGGTTCCTCTTAATGGGGGGCTCCATCTTCTGCATGTCCTGCTCGGGCAAAAGGCACGGCCCACAGGACCTTGTCTTGCTCCCCCCGCCAGACAAATTGCTACTGCAGCAACAGCAGCAACAGCTGCTCCAACAACAGGAGCTCCAGCACCAGTATTGCTCTCTTTCCCCGCTAGACAATAAGACCGGCTACAGCCTGCAGGACTATGTGTAG